In Caldalkalibacillus salinus, the following proteins share a genomic window:
- a CDS encoding class D sortase gives MMAVIFIFTGMICISIPTFSKFIVDAKQKELSKEWEALQSTYTSPQLNDEGRREAHHEFNRDDTASDDIQDHRKLVNENQVLGQLEIPKIDLDVMVKPGVEEAVLDHALGWMTSTSFPGEKGNVAIAGHRSHTYGQFFHRLGEIEEGDQITLNTHFATFTYEVDDILVVDPTDVSVIAPTDKETITLITCEPLYSNEYRLIVKGHKTNMTLKDEAKAEINPWYRL, from the coding sequence ATGATGGCGGTTATCTTTATATTTACAGGGATGATATGCATTTCGATTCCTACGTTTAGCAAGTTCATAGTGGATGCGAAACAAAAAGAACTGTCAAAAGAGTGGGAAGCCTTGCAATCCACTTATACATCCCCTCAACTCAATGATGAGGGGCGACGAGAAGCACATCATGAGTTCAACAGAGACGATACGGCAAGTGATGATATACAAGACCATCGCAAGCTCGTCAATGAAAACCAAGTGCTCGGCCAATTAGAAATTCCTAAAATTGATTTAGACGTTATGGTTAAGCCGGGGGTTGAAGAAGCCGTACTCGATCATGCGCTCGGTTGGATGACATCCACCAGTTTTCCGGGGGAAAAAGGGAATGTCGCCATTGCCGGTCATAGAAGTCACACGTATGGACAGTTTTTCCATCGCCTGGGAGAGATTGAAGAGGGAGATCAAATCACATTAAACACTCATTTTGCTACTTTCACATACGAGGTAGATGATATTTTGGTCGTTGACCCTACCGATGTATCCGTTATTGCACCGACTGACAAAGAAACGATTACCCTTATTACTTGCGAACCGCTGTATTCTAATGAATATCGTCTGATTGTTAAAGGCCATAAGACAAACATGACCTTGAAAGATGAAGCAAAAGCAGAAATTAATCCATGGTACAGGTTATAA
- a CDS encoding ROK family glucokinase: MSQQVYVGIDLGGTSVKYALINTDGQIVYKSDAPTAKDAGGEGIIDQIDDLITSALSEMDYDRSQVHGVGIGVPGFVNVEEGYVYEAVNLGFKDFAFKAELEGKTGLAVFLDNDANTAALGEMWRGSGEGTKDLLCITLGTGVGGGVILNGNIYHGHRGVAGEIGHYTIVTEGGAPCNCGKSGCIETIASATGIVRLAKEHLGDYPDSKLQGKSNIEAKDVAQAAEDGDALARHVIKQAAEALGVMLGNYAVILNPEKIVIGGGVSKAGEVLFNPIREAYQKYGLPHLTGHIDIAPATLGNDAGVIGAGWLVHHNTNKIGL, encoded by the coding sequence TTGAGTCAGCAAGTGTACGTAGGCATTGATTTAGGTGGGACTTCAGTCAAATACGCCCTGATAAATACAGATGGTCAAATCGTCTACAAATCTGATGCGCCTACGGCTAAGGATGCAGGCGGGGAAGGCATTATTGACCAGATAGATGATTTGATCACGTCGGCCTTGAGTGAGATGGATTACGATCGATCTCAAGTACACGGTGTTGGGATAGGCGTACCTGGGTTTGTTAATGTTGAAGAAGGATACGTTTATGAAGCTGTTAACCTTGGATTCAAGGACTTTGCATTTAAAGCGGAATTAGAAGGGAAAACGGGACTAGCCGTCTTTCTCGATAACGACGCAAACACGGCCGCATTAGGTGAAATGTGGAGAGGTTCAGGTGAAGGAACCAAAGACCTCCTGTGTATTACACTGGGGACAGGTGTTGGAGGCGGCGTCATACTTAACGGTAACATCTATCATGGGCATCGTGGCGTGGCTGGTGAAATCGGGCATTACACGATCGTTACTGAAGGTGGCGCCCCTTGTAACTGTGGCAAGTCTGGATGTATTGAAACGATCGCAAGTGCTACGGGTATTGTCCGTTTAGCCAAGGAGCATTTGGGTGATTACCCAGATTCCAAGTTACAGGGCAAGTCTAACATCGAAGCCAAAGATGTCGCTCAAGCAGCGGAAGATGGCGATGCCTTAGCAAGACACGTCATTAAACAAGCGGCAGAAGCGTTAGGTGTCATGTTAGGGAATTATGCTGTTATTTTGAACCCCGAGAAGATTGTGATCGGTGGCGGTGTGTCTAAAGCAGGTGAGGTACTGTTTAACCCCATCCGTGAAGCTTATCAGAAGTACGGATTACCTCACCTTACCGGTCATATTGACATTGCGCCGGCGACGCTCGGCAATGATGCAGGGGTCATTGGAGCGGGATGGTTGGTTCATCACAATACGAATAAAATTGGACTTTAG
- a CDS encoding ABC transporter ATP-binding protein, which produces MAGIELSHIYKHYSDTVTAVKDFNLNIDDKEFIVFVGPSGCGKSTTLRMVAGLEEISEGDLYIGDRRVNDVAPKDRDIAMVFQNYALYPHMNVYDNMAFGLKLRKFKKDEIKERVDQAAKILGIENLLDRKPKELSGGQRQRVALGRAIVREPQVFLMDEPLSNLDAKLRVQMRAEITKLHKRLETTIIYVTHDQIEAMTMADRIVIMKDGVIQQVGTPKEVYDAPDNIFVGGFIGSPAMNFVHGKLDGNQFKVGEQTLEVPEGKLKLLKGYEGKEVVLGIRPEDIHDEPVFIESSPGSVINAYIDVAELMGAESYLYSSINDNEFIARVDSRTDVSNGQTLKLALDMNKVHFFDEETEERIK; this is translated from the coding sequence ATGGCAGGCATAGAGTTATCTCATATTTACAAACATTATAGTGATACTGTAACAGCGGTAAAAGATTTTAACTTAAATATTGATGACAAAGAGTTTATCGTTTTCGTCGGCCCTTCCGGTTGTGGTAAATCAACGACTTTACGTATGGTGGCAGGACTTGAGGAGATTTCAGAGGGAGACCTATACATCGGAGACCGTCGCGTGAATGACGTCGCCCCCAAAGATCGTGACATCGCTATGGTATTCCAGAACTACGCTTTATATCCTCATATGAACGTGTACGATAATATGGCCTTCGGACTAAAACTACGAAAGTTTAAGAAGGATGAAATCAAAGAAAGAGTGGACCAAGCTGCAAAGATCTTGGGCATTGAAAACCTGTTAGATCGTAAGCCTAAGGAGCTATCGGGTGGTCAGCGTCAGCGTGTGGCATTAGGACGTGCGATTGTGCGTGAACCCCAAGTGTTCCTTATGGATGAACCATTGTCTAACCTCGATGCCAAACTACGTGTACAGATGCGTGCTGAAATTACGAAATTACACAAACGTCTAGAGACGACCATTATCTATGTCACACACGACCAAATTGAAGCGATGACCATGGCGGACAGAATCGTCATTATGAAAGACGGTGTCATTCAGCAGGTCGGAACACCGAAGGAAGTATATGATGCCCCTGATAACATATTCGTCGGCGGCTTTATCGGGTCTCCAGCAATGAATTTTGTCCACGGTAAACTCGACGGTAATCAGTTTAAAGTGGGAGAACAAACATTAGAGGTGCCAGAGGGCAAATTGAAACTTCTAAAAGGCTACGAGGGCAAAGAGGTTGTCCTGGGTATCAGACCTGAAGATATCCATGACGAACCGGTGTTTATCGAATCTTCACCAGGGTCTGTCATTAATGCATATATTGATGTTGCGGAATTAATGGGGGCAGAATCATACCTCTACAGTTCCATAAATGACAATGAATTTATTGCTCGTGTCGACTCTAGAACGGACGTCAGTAACGGGCAGACGCTTAAACTTGCCTTAGACATGAACAAAGTACACTTCTTCGATGAAGAGACAGAAGAACGTATTAAGTAG
- a CDS encoding PucR family transcriptional regulator: MLNIKKTWMYAQMKRIYGENHLQLVDSDDDIVHVDGDYHYIQVKEGLEEVGWIGIKKARLSEDAEALLHALSDIASSTLHKDWNTEQSFWMTVIQHEPSYWLEEWRTFDRWHDHLFGLVYIILPEAQIEEDGPLEDWVKGVIEDESYLLRIESDTFVWIIPSFESVQDNIQQIVQNLLGTVMSEMMVDPKMTIGEPFTMPSHVHTQVKQELRFLRHSLPFSWGTSVVHMRDLLTYALLGHLREEDAGYAVEQVLRDTRKDQDLLHTIQVFLQENLNISEAAKQLFIHRNSMQYRLDKFTEKTGMDIRKFEDAVKVHLAIQALGKLNKK, translated from the coding sequence ATGCTCAACATTAAAAAAACATGGATGTATGCACAAATGAAAAGGATATACGGGGAAAACCACTTACAACTAGTCGATTCAGATGATGACATCGTACATGTAGATGGTGATTATCACTATATTCAAGTAAAAGAAGGGTTAGAGGAAGTAGGCTGGATTGGGATTAAAAAAGCGAGACTTAGTGAAGATGCTGAGGCATTGCTCCATGCTTTGTCCGACATCGCCTCTTCCACCCTTCACAAAGATTGGAATACAGAACAATCCTTTTGGATGACTGTGATACAACACGAGCCCTCGTATTGGTTGGAGGAGTGGAGAACCTTTGACCGTTGGCATGACCATCTTTTTGGTCTCGTATACATCATACTACCAGAAGCTCAAATTGAAGAAGATGGTCCATTAGAAGATTGGGTCAAAGGTGTCATCGAAGATGAGAGTTATTTGCTGCGTATTGAAAGCGATACTTTCGTCTGGATTATTCCTTCTTTTGAGTCGGTTCAGGATAACATTCAACAGATTGTTCAGAATCTCCTAGGTACGGTCATGTCTGAAATGATGGTCGATCCAAAAATGACGATTGGTGAACCCTTTACCATGCCAAGTCATGTTCATACTCAGGTGAAGCAAGAACTACGCTTCTTGCGTCACAGTTTACCTTTTTCATGGGGAACATCCGTTGTTCACATGAGAGATCTATTGACTTATGCTTTGTTGGGACATCTTCGTGAGGAAGATGCTGGATATGCTGTTGAGCAAGTGTTGAGAGACACACGCAAGGATCAAGATCTCCTTCATACGATCCAAGTATTTTTGCAAGAAAATTTAAACATATCTGAAGCCGCTAAACAACTGTTTATTCATCGTAATAGTATGCAGTATCGTTTGGATAAATTTACTGAAAAAACGGGGATGGATATCCGGAAGTTTGAGGACGCAGTCAAAGTTCACCTCGCCATACAAGCTTTGGGCAAATTGAACAAGAAGTAG
- a CDS encoding YqgQ family protein: MNVEGTSFTHIGDLQAYLRTFGTFIYTKDKEADLDLIEEEFNELYQFGMIDLRDYQTAKMILKKERQQLTQGG; this comes from the coding sequence ATGAACGTAGAAGGGACAAGCTTCACACATATAGGTGATCTACAGGCTTACCTTAGGACTTTCGGAACTTTCATTTATACCAAGGATAAAGAAGCCGACTTAGACCTGATAGAGGAAGAATTTAATGAATTGTATCAGTTTGGGATGATCGATTTGAGAGACTATCAAACGGCTAAAATGATTCTTAAGAAAGAACGCCAGCAATTGACACAGGGTGGATAA
- a CDS encoding M42 family metallopeptidase produces MDIKKELRVNDMIETLEQLVKIPSPSGNTEQVIQYVATYLEELQIPYTLNRKGGLIATIQGENNQAHRMLTAHVDTLGAMVKEIKSNGRLKLTLIGGFRWNAIEGEYCQIQTLSGETYTGTILHTKASVHVYRENEERTEQNMEVRIDARVKSEADVRHLGIEVGDFVSFDPRFEVTDSGFIKSRHLDDKASVAILLQLMKNIKQEGVQLPYTTHFLISNNEEIGYGGNSNITPQTFEYLAVDMGAIGDGQQTDEFCASICAKDASGPYNLKLRNKLIDCAQQVEAYYKVDIYPYYGSDASAAIRSGHDIVHGLIGPGIDASHAHERTHQDALVNTAVVLYTYLLSS; encoded by the coding sequence ATGGATATAAAAAAAGAGCTTCGTGTCAATGACATGATTGAAACTTTGGAACAGTTAGTGAAGATTCCCAGTCCGTCGGGAAACACAGAACAAGTCATACAGTATGTAGCCACTTATCTAGAAGAGCTGCAAATCCCTTATACTTTAAATAGAAAAGGGGGACTAATCGCAACAATACAAGGTGAGAATAATCAGGCTCATCGCATGCTCACAGCACATGTTGATACCCTAGGGGCAATGGTAAAAGAGATCAAATCCAACGGCCGATTGAAGCTAACCTTAATAGGTGGCTTTAGGTGGAATGCCATTGAGGGCGAGTACTGCCAAATTCAAACGCTTTCAGGTGAAACTTACACGGGTACCATATTACATACTAAGGCTTCCGTGCACGTCTATCGAGAGAATGAAGAGCGTACAGAGCAGAACATGGAAGTACGGATCGATGCACGAGTTAAATCAGAGGCAGACGTCCGTCATTTAGGGATAGAGGTTGGAGATTTTGTCTCCTTTGACCCACGGTTTGAAGTAACCGACAGTGGTTTTATTAAGTCTCGTCATTTAGATGATAAAGCGAGTGTGGCCATCTTGCTACAGCTTATGAAAAACATCAAACAAGAAGGGGTACAACTACCTTATACGACGCACTTCCTCATCAGCAACAACGAAGAAATTGGTTATGGCGGAAACTCAAATATTACGCCACAAACTTTCGAATACCTAGCTGTTGATATGGGTGCGATAGGAGATGGACAGCAAACGGATGAATTCTGTGCATCGATATGTGCCAAGGATGCGAGTGGTCCCTACAACCTTAAGTTAAGAAACAAACTCATCGATTGTGCACAGCAGGTAGAGGCGTACTATAAAGTGGATATCTACCCTTATTACGGCTCTGATGCGAGTGCCGCCATCCGTTCAGGGCACGATATTGTTCATGGCCTCATTGGCCCGGGGATTGATGCTTCTCACGCTCATGAACGCACACATCAGGACGCTTTGGTTAACACAGCGGTCGTACTCTATACTTATCTCTTGTCATCATAA